One Prosthecobacter sp. SYSU 5D2 genomic window carries:
- a CDS encoding SGNH/GDSL hydrolase family protein — translation MRLLPFALLLALTGLSSVHAQATKTPKAPDVAKLDPAMGVNKKAKDNLEWHDITQWGVEGRILPDQKRHSWFDRLPASAEGKVTPAVWSLSRDSAGMMVRFKTDAEAISVHYKLTKDRIGMPHMPATGVSGVDLYARDEKDGGKWKWVNVTKPATQEVKAEIIKGLAPGYREYAAYLPLYNGVESVSIGVAKGSKFEGLAPREKPVVFYGTSITHGACASRPGMVHTGILGRRLDRPVVNLGFSGNGRMDTAVGDFLIQVDAAAYVIDCLPNMQPAQVTEKTIPLVQQLRAAKPTTPIILVEDRRFTNDWITPVKHQFHTDNHAALKAAYDTLIKQGAKNLHYIPGDALYGTDTEGATDASHASDLGFMRQADIFEPVLRKALGE, via the coding sequence ATGCGTCTCCTCCCCTTCGCCCTGCTCCTCGCCCTCACCGGTCTCTCCAGTGTCCACGCTCAGGCCACCAAAACCCCCAAAGCCCCCGATGTCGCCAAGCTGGACCCGGCCATGGGCGTCAATAAAAAGGCCAAGGACAACCTCGAGTGGCACGACATCACCCAGTGGGGTGTCGAAGGCCGCATCCTCCCAGATCAAAAGCGCCACAGCTGGTTCGACCGCCTCCCCGCCAGCGCCGAGGGCAAAGTCACCCCCGCCGTCTGGAGCCTCAGCCGCGACAGCGCCGGCATGATGGTCCGCTTCAAGACCGATGCCGAGGCCATCAGCGTCCATTACAAACTCACCAAAGACCGCATCGGCATGCCCCACATGCCCGCCACCGGCGTCAGCGGCGTGGACCTCTACGCCCGCGATGAAAAAGACGGCGGCAAATGGAAATGGGTCAACGTCACCAAACCCGCCACCCAGGAGGTCAAAGCCGAGATCATCAAAGGCCTCGCCCCCGGTTACCGCGAATACGCCGCCTACCTCCCCCTCTACAACGGAGTCGAATCCGTCAGCATCGGCGTCGCCAAAGGCAGCAAGTTTGAAGGCCTCGCCCCTCGTGAAAAGCCCGTCGTCTTTTACGGCACCAGCATCACCCACGGCGCCTGCGCCAGCCGCCCCGGCATGGTCCATACCGGCATCCTCGGCCGCCGCCTGGACCGCCCCGTGGTGAATCTCGGCTTTTCCGGCAATGGCCGCATGGACACCGCCGTCGGCGACTTCCTCATCCAGGTGGATGCCGCCGCCTATGTCATCGACTGCCTGCCCAACATGCAGCCCGCCCAGGTCACCGAGAAGACCATCCCCCTCGTCCAGCAGCTCCGCGCCGCCAAGCCCACCACCCCCATCATTCTCGTGGAGGACCGCCGCTTCACCAACGACTGGATCACTCCCGTCAAACACCAGTTCCATACGGATAACCACGCCGCCCTCAAAGCCGCCTACGACACCCTCATCAAACAGGGCGCCAAAAACCTCCACTACATCCCCGGCGACGCCCTCTACGGCACCGACACCGAAGGCGCCACCGACGCCTCCCACGCCAGCGACCTCGGCTTCATGCGTCAAGCCGATATCTTCGAGCCCGTCCTCCGCAAAGCATTGGGCGAATAA
- a CDS encoding DoxX family protein, with amino-acid sequence MSYLRTASLILMSGFFGVAGVNHFLNPEVYLTMMPPYLPWPELLNYISGAAEVAGAVGILVPQLRRMAGWGLIALLVAVFPANVHLALNGWEAYDLPGWVLWARLPLQAVFIAWVYWTCLAKGGRREG; translated from the coding sequence ATGTCTTACCTGCGCACAGCTTCCCTGATTTTAATGAGTGGGTTTTTTGGGGTGGCGGGGGTGAATCACTTTTTGAATCCGGAGGTGTATCTGACCATGATGCCGCCCTACCTGCCGTGGCCGGAGCTTTTAAATTACATCAGCGGGGCCGCAGAAGTGGCGGGGGCGGTGGGGATCTTGGTGCCACAACTGCGCCGGATGGCCGGATGGGGGCTCATCGCCCTGCTGGTGGCGGTCTTCCCGGCAAATGTTCACTTGGCGCTGAATGGCTGGGAGGCGTATGACCTGCCGGGCTGGGTGCTGTGGGCGCGGCTGCCGCTACAGGCGGTGTTTATAGCCTGGGTCTATTGGACCTGCCTGGCGAAGGGGGGACGGCGGGAGGGGTAG
- a CDS encoding VOC family protein produces the protein MSANPSYKPAGYNSVSPYLVLKDAEATIGFLKEVFGAEELRRIPDEKKPGRIMHAEVRLEDTVIMLGDCMEDAWPAVEAHVHVYVPDVDATYQKALACGATGVQEPVQKEDEDKRGGFKDAGGTTWWVGTKVD, from the coding sequence ATGAGCGCGAATCCATCTTACAAGCCGGCGGGTTATAACTCGGTGTCACCCTATCTGGTGCTGAAGGATGCGGAGGCGACGATTGGGTTTTTAAAGGAGGTTTTTGGGGCGGAGGAGCTGCGGCGCATTCCAGATGAGAAGAAACCGGGACGGATCATGCATGCGGAGGTGCGGCTGGAGGATACGGTGATCATGCTGGGGGACTGCATGGAGGACGCGTGGCCGGCGGTGGAGGCGCATGTGCATGTGTATGTGCCGGATGTGGATGCCACCTACCAGAAGGCGCTGGCCTGTGGGGCGACGGGGGTGCAGGAGCCGGTGCAGAAAGAGGATGAGGACAAGCGCGGCGGATTCAAGGACGCAGGAGGGACGACGTGGTGGGTGGGGACGAAGGTGGACTGA
- a CDS encoding fatty acid desaturase, with protein MTNGQAAADSFIRGLVNRSGPELILATKPFAVDSTARSWWCILSTTALLVAAVAGTLLAPHGLIKMGSSVLSGLLLLRLFVIYHDQQHHAILPKSKVAEKFMWVFGILALSPSSIWRASHNHHHNHNSKIKGSHIGSFPIMTRDHFEKAPRRARWLYLFMRHPLTILLGYLTIFLHGMCMRPFVMKPREHWDCLIAVVVHAVIAGSLIGFVGWQGWLLTQILPHFIASAIGSYLFYAQHNFPGVAFYDKSGWTYDRAALDSCSYLKMGPVMAWFTANIGYHHIHHLNARIPFYRLPEVLQAMPELRNPKVTTLNPIEIYRCLCLKVWDVKQQQMVAVGAADGEQV; from the coding sequence ATGACTAATGGCCAGGCTGCGGCTGATTCCTTCATTCGTGGCTTGGTGAACAGGTCTGGTCCTGAGCTCATTCTGGCCACGAAGCCTTTTGCTGTGGACAGCACGGCCAGGAGCTGGTGGTGCATTCTTTCCACGACGGCGCTGCTGGTGGCGGCGGTGGCAGGCACGCTCCTTGCCCCGCATGGGCTGATAAAGATGGGGTCCAGTGTGCTGTCTGGGCTGCTGCTGCTGCGCCTGTTCGTCATTTACCATGATCAGCAGCACCACGCCATCTTGCCGAAGTCGAAGGTGGCGGAGAAGTTCATGTGGGTGTTTGGCATCCTGGCGCTGAGTCCGAGCAGCATCTGGCGGGCTTCGCACAATCATCATCACAACCACAATTCAAAGATCAAAGGGTCCCACATCGGCTCCTTTCCGATCATGACGCGGGATCACTTTGAAAAGGCGCCGCGGCGGGCGCGCTGGCTGTATCTTTTCATGCGGCATCCGCTGACGATCCTTTTGGGCTACCTGACCATTTTTCTGCACGGCATGTGCATGCGGCCATTTGTCATGAAACCGCGCGAGCACTGGGACTGCCTCATCGCCGTGGTGGTGCATGCGGTCATTGCCGGCAGCCTGATCGGTTTTGTGGGCTGGCAGGGCTGGCTGCTCACGCAGATCCTGCCGCACTTCATCGCCAGTGCCATCGGCTCGTATCTGTTTTATGCGCAGCACAATTTCCCAGGGGTGGCCTTTTACGACAAGTCCGGCTGGACCTATGACCGTGCGGCGCTGGATTCCTGCAGCTACCTGAAGATGGGACCGGTGATGGCGTGGTTCACGGCGAACATCGGCTACCACCATATTCATCATCTGAATGCGCGCATTCCCTTTTACCGGCTGCCGGAGGTGCTGCAGGCCATGCCCGAGCTGCGAAATCCTAAAGTCACGACGCTGAACCCGATTGAGATTTATCGCTGCCTGTGCCTGAAGGTCTGGGACGTGAAGCAGCAGCAGATGGTGGCGGTGGGAGCGGCGGACGGGGAGCAGGTGTGA
- a CDS encoding alpha/beta hydrolase, which translates to MKSFVTALLAMSFLPLLTAAETQKPASKKPAPSGPKWQKLTPQTPAGFTLKTLEVAKYPEHTVELYVYVPDAAGTWPCILDIHGGGWQKRQVEADKPMMERLAQRGFVTALVSYRLSTEAKFPAALHDCKAALRCLRAHAKELKIDPERIGCMGGSAGGHLSGLTAMTTGLPEFEGEGPFKEQSSTVRAAIVLAATQDLVAANVGKKSEGAILFFGGSIEEKPEVYQAASPITHVRAGVPPTIFIEGEKDTLKIGRAEMMEKLKSLGIETGVHTLKHAPHPFWMSDPWCAETVDIAAAFFKKHLGEPMLE; encoded by the coding sequence ATGAAATCCTTCGTCACCGCCCTCCTGGCCATGAGCTTTCTGCCGCTCCTGACGGCTGCGGAAACCCAAAAACCCGCGTCTAAAAAGCCTGCACCGTCCGGCCCAAAATGGCAGAAGCTGACCCCGCAAACACCGGCCGGCTTTACCCTGAAGACGCTGGAGGTGGCGAAGTATCCGGAGCATACGGTGGAACTGTATGTCTATGTGCCGGATGCGGCAGGCACCTGGCCGTGCATTCTGGACATCCATGGCGGCGGCTGGCAGAAGCGGCAGGTGGAGGCTGACAAGCCGATGATGGAGCGGCTGGCGCAGCGCGGGTTTGTCACTGCTCTTGTGAGCTACCGGCTCTCCACGGAAGCGAAGTTTCCGGCGGCACTGCATGATTGCAAAGCGGCGCTCCGCTGCCTGCGTGCCCATGCCAAAGAGCTCAAGATTGATCCAGAACGCATCGGCTGCATGGGCGGCTCGGCGGGAGGCCATCTGTCCGGCCTGACGGCGATGACCACCGGCCTCCCAGAATTTGAAGGAGAGGGTCCGTTTAAAGAGCAGTCCAGCACGGTCCGGGCGGCCATTGTCCTGGCCGCGACCCAGGACCTGGTGGCTGCCAATGTGGGCAAAAAGAGTGAGGGAGCCATCCTCTTCTTCGGCGGCAGCATCGAAGAAAAACCGGAAGTCTATCAAGCCGCCTCACCCATCACCCATGTGCGTGCAGGTGTGCCACCGACGATCTTCATCGAAGGTGAAAAAGACACGCTCAAAATCGGTCGCGCAGAAATGATGGAAAAACTGAAGTCCCTCGGGATCGAGACCGGCGTCCACACCCTGAAACACGCCCCGCACCCCTTCTGGATGAGCGATCCCTGGTGCGCCGAAACGGTTGACATTGCAGCGGCTTTCTTCAAGAAACATCTGGGAGAGCCAATGCTGGAATAA
- a CDS encoding GNAT family N-acetyltransferase has product MSYSDFESESDSEKELSPLMQAIVPKLMLCRIREFEPADLEACVEIYRSNTPDYLPESGLEAFIEFLAVGTSYYLVVEHDGEIVACGGLELIGDSDTATLVHGMVHGEYHRQGFGTTLLAARIALLECEVRPQEIWVHTTPATLPFYGRFGFTYHSAVRKGPGKGDERAGVWLSVDDQDIEDVRYALEERDIKIFLNDPAEEDDIEEEE; this is encoded by the coding sequence ATGTCCTACAGCGATTTCGAATCCGAATCTGACTCCGAAAAGGAGCTTTCCCCGCTCATGCAGGCCATCGTGCCGAAGCTGATGCTCTGCCGTATCCGTGAATTTGAGCCGGCGGATCTGGAGGCCTGCGTGGAGATTTATCGCTCCAACACGCCGGATTATCTGCCTGAAAGCGGGCTGGAAGCCTTTATCGAGTTTCTGGCCGTCGGCACCTCCTATTACCTTGTAGTGGAGCACGACGGCGAAATCGTCGCCTGCGGCGGCCTGGAGCTCATAGGGGATTCTGACACGGCCACGCTGGTGCACGGCATGGTGCATGGGGAATATCACCGCCAGGGGTTCGGCACCACCCTGCTTGCTGCTCGTATCGCCCTGTTGGAATGCGAGGTGCGGCCCCAGGAAATCTGGGTGCACACCACGCCTGCCACGCTGCCTTTTTACGGCCGCTTTGGATTCACCTACCATTCCGCCGTTCGTAAAGGACCAGGCAAAGGCGACGAACGTGCTGGCGTATGGCTCAGCGTGGATGACCAGGACATCGAAGACGTCCGCTACGCCCTGGAAGAACGGGATATTAAGATCTTCCTCAATGACCCCGCGGAAGAGGATGACATCGAAGAGGAGGAATAA
- a CDS encoding PQQ-binding-like beta-propeller repeat protein, translated as MSVFLRLQLSSLALAAALAAQPATTPVFWPDKNGPTYDGVVPPAEAARLPLKWNSETGENIAWKVDLENEGHSSPVIGGDRIWFTSATVDGKKQYVYGIDRHTGKVVHHDLVFENAEPEGLGNPLNNYAAPSPVLEADALYVHFGTYGTARIDPATGKKVWERRDINVRHYRGPGSSPMIYKDLLILTFDGIDQQFVTALNKVTGETVWKTSRTTDYGDLDAEGKPTRDGDMRKAYHTPSVFNLGGVDTLVSVGSRAAFGYAADTGKELWTVRHGGFNAAIRPLVYQNVLILNTGSERAHTLGVKIDDKMQGDITESHMLWDREKRNASESCPVLANGLLFQVTRGGIVTCMNPLTGEDVWEERLAGQHLPSPIVAGDRIYFSNDRGDTRVLDAGPVFKVLAENVLPDAMTAAPAVADGALFIRTKKQLYKLAQP; from the coding sequence ATGTCCGTCTTCCTTCGTCTCCAGCTTTCTTCGCTTGCCCTAGCGGCGGCTCTTGCGGCCCAGCCAGCCACCACACCGGTGTTCTGGCCGGATAAAAACGGGCCTACCTATGATGGCGTGGTGCCGCCCGCAGAAGCAGCCCGTCTGCCCCTGAAATGGAACTCCGAAACCGGCGAAAACATCGCTTGGAAGGTGGACCTGGAAAATGAGGGCCACAGCTCGCCCGTCATCGGCGGGGACCGCATCTGGTTTACCTCCGCCACGGTGGACGGGAAAAAGCAGTATGTGTACGGCATTGACCGCCACACCGGCAAGGTGGTGCATCATGACCTTGTCTTTGAGAATGCTGAACCGGAAGGTCTCGGGAATCCGCTGAACAATTATGCGGCACCGTCACCCGTGCTGGAGGCGGATGCGCTCTATGTCCACTTTGGCACCTACGGCACGGCCAGGATCGATCCGGCCACCGGCAAGAAGGTCTGGGAGCGGCGGGACATCAATGTCCGGCATTATCGGGGGCCAGGCTCTTCGCCTATGATCTACAAAGACCTGCTCATCCTGACTTTTGATGGCATTGACCAGCAGTTCGTCACCGCCCTAAACAAGGTGACCGGGGAAACAGTCTGGAAAACCAGCCGCACCACGGACTATGGAGACCTGGATGCCGAGGGCAAACCGACCCGTGATGGCGACATGCGCAAGGCCTACCACACCCCCAGTGTCTTCAACTTGGGAGGCGTGGACACTCTCGTCTCCGTGGGATCGCGTGCCGCTTTTGGGTATGCGGCGGACACTGGCAAGGAGCTGTGGACGGTACGCCATGGCGGCTTCAATGCAGCCATCCGCCCGCTGGTTTACCAAAATGTCCTGATCCTCAATACGGGCTCGGAACGTGCCCACACCTTGGGCGTGAAGATTGATGACAAGATGCAGGGGGACATCACGGAAAGCCATATGCTCTGGGATCGTGAGAAGCGCAATGCCAGCGAGTCCTGCCCGGTGCTGGCCAACGGGCTGCTGTTTCAGGTCACCCGTGGTGGCATCGTCACCTGCATGAATCCTCTGACCGGGGAGGATGTGTGGGAGGAGCGGCTGGCAGGCCAGCATCTGCCCAGCCCCATTGTGGCGGGCGACCGCATTTATTTCAGCAATGACCGCGGAGACACCCGCGTGCTGGATGCCGGACCGGTGTTTAAAGTGCTGGCCGAAAATGTGCTGCCGGATGCCATGACCGCCGCCCCTGCCGTGGCGGATGGGGCCTTGTTTATCCGCACAAAAAAGCAGTTGTATAAACTTGCGCAGCCTTGA
- a CDS encoding 3'-5' exonuclease: protein MNLIIFDLETTGLSPYHNEIIQIAAVKVRAGCWQPQGHFDSFVRPQQRIPRFITGLTGISQAQVERAPSPVEALMAFSSFVGEEATLVAHNGPGFDMRFIAENCTRHGIPVRNTAMMDSRAFSRKIWGGRGGHGLDPILHRLGLSAVGVKRHDARGDVHLLAQAVQKMWGQLVPDFQSCPVELKTGVIPALGAVN, encoded by the coding sequence ATGAACCTCATCATCTTTGACCTCGAAACGACGGGGCTGTCTCCCTATCACAATGAGATCATCCAGATCGCGGCGGTGAAGGTGCGGGCGGGGTGCTGGCAGCCGCAGGGGCATTTTGATTCTTTTGTCAGGCCGCAGCAGCGCATACCGAGGTTCATCACGGGGCTGACAGGCATCTCCCAGGCACAGGTGGAGCGGGCGCCATCCCCGGTGGAGGCGCTGATGGCGTTCTCCAGTTTTGTGGGGGAGGAGGCGACGCTGGTGGCGCACAACGGCCCCGGCTTTGACATGCGTTTCATTGCGGAAAACTGCACTCGTCATGGCATCCCGGTCAGGAACACGGCGATGATGGATTCGCGGGCGTTTTCGCGGAAGATCTGGGGCGGCCGGGGTGGCCATGGGCTGGATCCCATTCTGCATCGGTTGGGGCTTTCAGCTGTCGGTGTGAAGAGGCACGATGCGCGGGGTGACGTGCATCTGCTGGCGCAGGCGGTGCAGAAGATGTGGGGCCAGCTCGTCCCGGATTTCCAAAGCTGCCCGGTGGAATTGAAGACAGGCGTGATCCCGGCTTTGGGCGCGGTGAATTGA
- a CDS encoding SAM-dependent methyltransferase has protein sequence MHAFLPAADCAAFLVDELQRAGTGAHLDSSTGFVHSDALPALPWLAFARQTLPEAAVVKDASINGWADQIITRIAGLLPDAQPWRLHLWPAYGEGRAGLHRCDLIRTALHERLKKRRRALLRSLEESDMPFLPGTSLVQAVLTGPDAGYISVSQAPQPVSLRAIISPFIGGDIPHAEDKAAPSRAFAKVIEAELRLGQQIERGQTCVDLGASPGSWSYVAIQRGAHVTAIDRSPLRDDLMRNPRLSFLQADAFKYKPEQPVDWLICDIIAAPQRSMDLLVEWLREKRMRRFIVTLKFKGTDEYPLMDSLKELAPPLCADFRLTRLCANKNEVTAFGVAAAV, from the coding sequence ATGCACGCCTTCCTGCCTGCTGCTGATTGCGCTGCCTTCCTGGTGGATGAGCTGCAGCGTGCCGGCACGGGCGCGCATCTGGACTCTTCCACTGGTTTTGTCCACTCGGATGCCCTCCCGGCCCTGCCATGGCTCGCCTTTGCCCGCCAGACCCTGCCGGAGGCTGCCGTAGTTAAGGACGCCTCCATTAATGGCTGGGCAGATCAGATCATCACCCGCATCGCCGGGCTGTTGCCAGATGCCCAGCCCTGGCGCCTGCACCTATGGCCTGCCTATGGTGAAGGCCGCGCCGGCCTGCATCGCTGCGATCTCATCCGCACCGCTTTGCATGAACGCCTGAAGAAACGCCGCCGCGCCCTGCTGCGCTCATTGGAGGAAAGCGACATGCCGTTCCTTCCTGGGACCTCCCTGGTGCAGGCCGTGCTCACAGGGCCGGATGCCGGATACATCTCCGTCAGCCAGGCCCCGCAGCCCGTCAGCCTGCGGGCCATCATCTCCCCGTTTATCGGAGGAGACATCCCTCATGCTGAGGACAAGGCCGCCCCCAGCCGGGCCTTTGCCAAAGTTATCGAGGCCGAGCTGCGCCTGGGTCAGCAGATTGAGCGTGGTCAGACCTGTGTGGACCTCGGTGCCTCACCCGGAAGCTGGAGCTATGTGGCCATCCAGCGTGGAGCCCATGTCACCGCCATTGACCGCAGCCCCTTGCGGGATGACCTCATGCGCAATCCGCGCCTCTCCTTTCTCCAGGCCGATGCCTTTAAATATAAGCCGGAGCAACCCGTGGACTGGCTCATCTGCGACATCATCGCCGCCCCCCAGCGCAGCATGGACCTCCTGGTGGAATGGCTGCGTGAAAAGCGCATGCGCCGCTTCATCGTCACCCTCAAGTTTAAAGGAACCGACGAATATCCCCTCATGGACTCTCTAAAAGAGCTGGCCCCGCCGCTCTGCGCAGACTTCCGCCTCACCCGCCTCTGTGCGAACAAAAACGAGGTGACCGCCTTTGGAGTAGCGGCCGCAGTCTAA
- a CDS encoding phosphotransferase: MPPEHEALLILTRQQFPALADLPCVVEPIVKGGSDRHFYRFTWEGESHPPMILMVYTMARRDNPKFVPATRRLAALGVNVPKIFAFDEQRLCVWLEDLGRDDLHAHRDDPWETRRGLYEATLREAAKIHAVKAASLSAADLGSMEPEFNEGLYDWEQNYFMEHFVRNVLRRDADHADHAPARTVLMELRQRLARLPRCLVHRDFQSQNVLLKDGQAWLVDYQGLRPGLAEYDLASLLFDPYVTLSRSERGELLQYYADLRGLALPDLRQVVYQCAAQRLMQALGAYGNLSRNQGKTAFEQHIPAGVRNLSAVCEEAQELAPLRSLFL; this comes from the coding sequence ATGCCACCTGAACACGAGGCCCTGCTTATCCTGACCCGCCAGCAATTTCCCGCGCTGGCGGACCTGCCCTGCGTGGTGGAACCCATAGTCAAAGGTGGCTCTGACCGGCATTTTTACCGGTTTACCTGGGAAGGGGAATCCCATCCGCCCATGATCCTCATGGTGTACACCATGGCCCGGCGGGATAACCCTAAATTCGTACCCGCCACCCGCCGCCTTGCCGCGCTGGGGGTGAATGTGCCGAAAATCTTTGCCTTTGATGAGCAGCGCCTTTGTGTCTGGCTGGAGGATCTGGGCCGGGATGATCTGCATGCTCATCGCGACGATCCTTGGGAAACCCGCCGGGGTCTTTACGAAGCCACCCTGCGCGAGGCTGCCAAGATCCATGCCGTGAAAGCCGCCAGCCTCAGCGCCGCCGACCTGGGCAGCATGGAGCCGGAGTTTAATGAGGGGCTCTACGACTGGGAGCAGAATTATTTCATGGAGCACTTCGTCCGCAACGTGCTGCGCCGGGATGCCGACCATGCCGACCACGCACCGGCCCGCACCGTGCTCATGGAGCTGCGCCAGCGCCTGGCCCGCCTGCCACGCTGCCTGGTTCACCGGGATTTCCAAAGCCAGAATGTCCTGCTGAAGGACGGGCAGGCCTGGCTGGTGGACTACCAGGGGCTGCGCCCCGGCCTGGCCGAATACGACCTCGCCTCCCTCCTCTTTGACCCTTACGTCACACTCAGCCGCAGTGAGCGCGGGGAACTGCTGCAATATTACGCCGACCTGCGCGGCCTGGCCCTGCCGGATCTGCGCCAAGTGGTTTATCAATGCGCCGCCCAGCGTCTCATGCAGGCCCTCGGGGCTTATGGCAACCTGAGCCGCAATCAGGGCAAGACCGCCTTTGAACAGCACATTCCCGCAGGCGTACGCAACCTCTCCGCCGTCTGTGAAGAGGCGCAAGAACTGGCTCCCCTGCGCAGCCTCTTCCTCTGA
- a CDS encoding AraC family transcriptional regulator has translation MKPVFEKVPRRDWESFHCELVHGPDYGTRWHFHPEFQITLAIRSRGHRVVGDNIAPISDGDLVLVGSNLPHVWHQEEGAGIVDAIIIRFEENFLGKDLMALPELESVRRLLRRASRGLEIKGPIRKEVSLRLRHLAESDGLTRVVDLLAVLDVMSRAKDLKPLASAAYEPTLHATDQGRMERVCDHIHQHLTEDIDRAQLAKLAHLSEGAFSRFFRSRTGKTVPEYINEVRIGRACRMIAEDQNNITDIALDCGYRNLANFNRRFREVVGSTPREYRAQMRTLGGKPG, from the coding sequence ATGAAGCCTGTCTTTGAGAAAGTCCCGCGCCGTGATTGGGAGTCGTTCCATTGTGAGCTCGTGCATGGTCCCGACTATGGTACACGCTGGCATTTCCACCCGGAATTCCAGATCACCCTGGCCATCCGCAGCCGCGGGCATCGCGTGGTGGGGGACAATATTGCACCCATTAGTGATGGGGATTTGGTCTTGGTGGGATCCAATCTCCCGCATGTGTGGCATCAAGAAGAAGGAGCCGGCATTGTGGATGCCATCATCATCCGCTTTGAGGAAAACTTTCTTGGCAAAGACCTGATGGCCCTGCCAGAGCTGGAATCTGTGCGCCGACTGCTGAGGCGAGCCAGCCGGGGCCTGGAGATCAAAGGCCCCATCCGCAAAGAAGTATCCCTGCGCCTGCGCCACCTGGCGGAGAGCGACGGGCTGACCCGTGTGGTGGACCTGCTGGCCGTGCTGGACGTGATGTCCCGTGCCAAGGACCTGAAACCCCTGGCCAGCGCCGCCTACGAGCCCACCCTGCACGCCACCGACCAGGGCCGCATGGAACGGGTATGCGACCACATCCACCAGCACCTGACCGAGGACATTGACCGTGCGCAGCTCGCCAAGCTGGCGCACCTGAGCGAGGGGGCCTTCAGCCGCTTCTTCCGCTCCCGCACGGGCAAGACGGTGCCGGAGTACATCAACGAGGTCCGCATTGGCCGCGCCTGCCGGATGATCGCCGAAGACCAGAACAACATCACCGACATCGCCCTGGACTGCGGATACCGGAACCTGGCCAACTTCAACCGCCGCTTCCGCGAGGTGGTGGGCAGCACCCCTCGTGAATACCGGGCACAGATGCGCACCCTGGGCGGCAAGCCGGGCTGA
- the ispF gene encoding 2-C-methyl-D-erythritol 2,4-cyclodiphosphate synthase produces the protein MNRVGIGYDVHSFEEGRPLILGGVEIPHTRGLKGHSDADVLCHAIADALLGAMGLPDIGFYFPPTDASIEGICSLRILEKCAELAKERGYTITNVDSSLVAEAPKVMKHAAAMKEKIAAALGITPDQVGVKATTNERMGFVGREEGIAAMAVAGVEK, from the coding sequence ATGAACCGAGTCGGCATTGGCTATGATGTACATTCCTTTGAAGAAGGCCGCCCCCTGATCCTGGGCGGCGTGGAGATCCCGCATACACGAGGGTTAAAGGGGCATTCGGATGCGGATGTTCTCTGCCACGCGATCGCGGATGCCCTGCTCGGGGCCATGGGCCTGCCGGACATTGGCTTTTACTTTCCGCCCACGGATGCCAGCATCGAAGGCATCTGCAGCCTGCGCATCTTGGAGAAGTGTGCTGAACTGGCCAAGGAGAGAGGTTATACCATCACCAATGTGGACTCGTCCCTGGTGGCCGAAGCACCGAAGGTCATGAAACACGCGGCAGCGATGAAGGAAAAAATCGCCGCCGCCCTGGGCATCACGCCGGACCAAGTGGGTGTGAAGGCGACAACGAACGAACGCATGGGCTTTGTCGGCCGGGAAGAAGGCATCGCCGCGATGGCGGTGGCCGGAGTGGAGAAGTGA